GACGCAATAAGTGAGACTGTCAGATTTTTCAAAGCTCAACTTTTAGATATAGcgtttttatattattattatagtagtataaagtagtactactcCTGAAATAAGATTATATTTCACTGATTCTTTTtaactttccattatattgaTGATGGATGGCTGGAGTGAAAACTATTATTGCAAAAGCTGACAAGAACAGTGCGTGTGAGTTGTTCAAGCGGTTAAGAGATTAAGATCATCCCAAGGTAGCCTGAGTTAAAAGCTGTGCTCGTGCCGTCGGCATGACATGGGAGCTAATGATATTATGGGGCTGATGCTGAAACAAAACTTGGAGAGAAGCCTTTGGAGCAAGAGCCTATGCTTGCAGCTAGGGTGACCATTGAAGATGGCATTTGCCTCCATCTTGATATTGATGATATTGACAGGCTTTTGCAGTTTAATCATTTACCAGATGGTGTGGCTCAGCtgaaacaaagaaaacaaattttgCTTGAAGAATTAGCATCATCCTTTCATCTGATTGACCCTCTAGGGAATAATGGCAATGCTGTGGATTTATCATCCATGGATGACCTTGTTTTCTTGAGATTAGCTTCTCTTCCGAAGGGTAGGAAGCTTCTTTTGAGGTACCTTCAACTTCTTTCTCCTGGCGAACTTTCTCAAGTTGTCTGTATGGCCATCTTCCGAAATTTGAGGTTCTTTTATTGGAAATCTTTCTCCTGATCCTGGTGTATCCACGGTAACTGCAAACCTTGCAAAGACTATATATCCTCCTGTATCCATCGAATGGAGCTCAAGGCACTAGCAGCCTGCCTAGCATCAGTGGTCTGTTCAACTGAGCACCCTCCTTTGTGTCCAGTTGGGAGTTCTGCTGGAGATGGAGCTTCTGTTGTTGTTAAATCTGTTCTTGATTGATCCCCATGCTGCTGATAGTTGCAGCATTTCTAACAGGTCTGGCAGGCCTCTTTTGATGCGTTCTTCAGCCTTCTTACGAAGTactgttttaataaatatgactCTATTGTGCAATCCTTCCTCAGCCAGGGCTCATCAGACACAGTTGCCATAGAGTCTGATGTAGCAAAAGCAATTAGTAGAGAAATGTCTGTTGAACTCTTACGTGCAAGCTTTCCTCACACAAGTGACCAGCAAAGAAAACTGCTGCTGGAATTTGTGAAGCGGTCTATGCCTGTAACTGGTCTTAGTGGTCAGAGTGGAGGGAGTGGGAGCTCATGATCACCTGCATGCCTTTTGGCACATATCTTATCATATGACCCTTAGGCATCACAAACCACTTAATGCACCCTGAAACCAAATTATATTggcatatttgattttgtaatcGGCTAAGGTTGGCAAGTCACCTCCATCAGATGCCCCAAGTTGGTTTGTTTGCAAATCTCTCATTGTAGCATGGGCTCTCCGTGGACtgtattttgtcatttttttttctcttactcgAGAGCTTACATTTGTTGCTCTGTTGTGCAAATCGTGAATGGCTTTTAGAGTTAGAATTGTAAAGTTGAAAAGAAATATGTTGTTCCTTAATTACTCCTGAGCTCTTACATTTTAAATAGGGGAGGGTTTGTATTTGGTGTACTCACCTTTGTTAAGTGAGCTTGCTCTTCTGGTTCTCGTTGAATATGAACACgctaataatttttcatacaCTTTTCGATATATGGTACCTTGACATCCAAACATCAACCTCTTTTATACTTTTGAATTTTGCAGCTTTGTTTGTTGTTTCGCCATATTGGGGAAAGCATGGTTTAAAGATTGTCATTGAATTTTTGGTTGTTATGAGCTTGTGTTTCATAGTGACTAAGTatgttttctaattttagtgaTTTGTAATAACAAGAATTTTTGATGATATAACACTATCTGTATTTGATTGAGTGGCTTGGAGAAATTGTTAAATGTTTGTTAGAGTTTCTGTAGgcatcaatatttatttaagaatACATGTAAATTATAGGATACATATACCAATCAATCAAACAATGtatgaataaatgaataatgagAGTGATCAGAAACAACAATCAAGGCACCAGCAACAACAGAGTCCGGCCAAACTGTGAAAACAACAAGCACCAAATGTCAGTGTATCAATCGGTCAATCCTCGATTTGTACATTATATTACTAGTTAAATGGGAACGGTTATTACCATCCTTTGAAGAAGCCGCCGCCTCTGCTTGTGGTCTGGATGGTGGCATGATCTTGGTGGTTGTCGTCCCTAGTCGGATATCCCATTGGTGGAGGCGCCATCACGTATGCTGGCGGAGGAGGGTATGAAGTTGGTGGCTCCGGATATGCAGCTGTGGAGTGCCAATCCATGTTATGAAAATAGATAAAGAGGAGATGATATTAATTGTGACATTACATACCAGGTTGTTGATGTTGATCGTATTGGCTCATGGCTCGTCAAAGCTCCTTCCACGCTTCTTGtgtgttttgaattttgataagAGAGACAAAGTTGTAAATAAGAATGCTATGGAGAGGGGAAGGAtggatatatatttatatgtttatgtatGAATGTATGAGGATTATTGGATTGTGGAAGGCGTcacaactaattaataaacacGCACAAGAAAATTCAGTTTGTGAATACTCAGCAAAGCGCGTCCATCTAGAATGGTTCATCTCTCCCTTTTCTATTAAGTCTTCATTGCTGTGCTGTACATAAACACACAtccacattaattaattaattttaaacattCAAGTGTTTGAATACAACTACTAGTTTTAGTATTTGAATCGTgtcaattttcttaatctgGGTGCATAAATCTTTTCTAAAAGTGTTGCAACTTTATTGGAAGTTGGAAagggatttgattttattcatatattagATTTTTAGTACTTACTGTATTAGGTAGATATCCTTTTTATTcatagattatattttatctttatagGATTTCTCTATGAATTTTTTCTCGACTCGTAATAGTAGTTGGACCGTATAGgattataaaagtataaattgATGTTTCtgcctaattaattattcattgagaaatactagtatatatgtAGCTGCTACAACCTACTTGCGTTTCCATTCTTGTATTGGCAACTcgaatttatattattatatagagcaaaggccaaaattggtcttgaatatatagttattttatgtttttggtcctaaatattattttttggattttttggtcctgaacatataaaaatttgatcattttggtcatccgtcaatatttccgttaaaactaacggtcaacgggtttaattccgattttgaccaaattaaacttttaattctgattttttactccctgattaattccctaattaattttataaatattcttttaaaattagaattatataaataaataaacatgttatttaattctaattttaaaagaatatttataaaaataattaaggaattaattagggagtaaaaaatcagaattaaaagtttaattggGTCAAAGTCggattaaacccgttgaccattagtttttaacggaaatgttgatggaggaccaaaatgatcaattttCTATATGTTCacgaccaaaaaatccaaaaaataatgtttaagatcaaaaacataaaatggcCATATGCTCATGACCAATTTTAGCCTTTCCtctattatatatactaatgtAAATGTTGATACTTTGATTAATAGATAGTATTGAATCTCTTTTTAAATGGCCCGCAAAAATTTATTCAGAAGAAATTTTGACTTAGGAATTTTGTATCTTTATATGAATAAAGATTCAAATCttgaatcaaaataaacaccgtgtatattaatttgagCAATGTTACGACTTAGGAATTTAGGATCTTTATATGAATAAAGATTCAAATCTAGAATCAAATTAAACACCGTGAATATTAATTTAGGTGCTATTATAATTtcacatgaatataattttaagacaagaaatataaaatgagaattaATTACACGGTGTAAAAGCAACAAGATAAACTACTATTGACTTGGAGATCGGTTAACTGTAAACCAAAATCTTTAACCTTCAGcttaaaagataaagaaaaaagagaaacaaaacTCCAAACAGGTTTGCTTTCAACGCTATCCATTTTCATATCTCCATCCATCAGCAATGGAGGTAGCATTACCGACTCCAAATCCACCTCAATGTAGACCTCTTTCCGCCAATTTCGCCGCCTGCTCTGTTTCAGCTCTCGGCTTTTCTCCCGCGATCACTCGAAATCTTCGCCCTCTCGAGCTAGGACTTGGCTTATTAGGGCCTCCCTTGCTGTCGAGCAGCTGGCCGAGAGTAAAGCTGCCGTGATCAGAATCGGAACTAGGGGGAGGTAGCGTTGCTTTGATTTCAAACTAGTTACTTGATTTTTGTTCTAATGGATGATGTTGCATTTCGTTTTGGGTAGAATTATTGGTTCTAGTTCCCAAAATAGAGTAtgtaatgtttgaatttgtgcTTTTATTACTTTGGCCATTTGCTTGGTTGTTGGTTGATAATTCATTAGTAGGATTATTGTGCACAAATCATTAAGTAGTTTCTCTCTTTGGCATTCAATTCATTACTGAATGGCTTGATTGATCTTAATACTCTTGGTAGGACAGTCCACTCGCCCTCGCTCAAGCTTATGAAACTCGAGATAAACTGATTAAGTCAAACCCGCAATTAGCTGAAACTGGAGCAATCCAAATTGTGGTCATCAAGACAACAGGGGACAAAATTCTAACTCAGCCTCTTGCTGATATTGGTGGAAAGGGTTTATTCACTAAGGAGATTGATGAGGCGCTCATTAACAGCAATATCGATATAGCTGTCCACTCAATGAAAGATGTCCCAACGTATCTTCCACAAACACACAATGATACCTTGCAATCTCCCAAGGGAGGATGTCCAAGATGCTTTTATCTGCTTGACCGCAGATAAACCCTCTCTGGCTGAGCTTCCTGCAGGAAGCACTGTAGGCACAGCTTCGCTGAGAAGGAAGTCGCAACTTCTCAACAGGTATCCATCACTTCAGGTGAGTGTGTTCACTTGTTTCTGCTTTCTTTTGTATGATATATGATGTGTCCATGTGTGTGCTTTTCTATGGTTTATTGTGAGACGAATTCGTAGAATTTCATCTCAAGTATTTGACTATGATATTATGGTCTAAAGTCATGGTAAAATACAGTTACTTATCTACATTTTAGTGTTCATCCCACTTTAGCTTCATGCCTAGATGTACCGTTGATATATATTTCGGAGCTGCAACTGAAAGTAAAATCATACGAACTAGGGgttaattcttcttttgtttgttGATGAATATGTTAGTTTTGTTTGTGACATCTTAGTTTGGGATTTTTTGGAGGTTTTTTGGAATGAGTTTTTTCAACTTATCATTTTGTatgattgatgattttaaaacaaaatgacatttacaattttaaaaggCATTATTTTAAGGGGGCTGGGGTTTCCATAAACTATTTCTTTCACCCAAGGGCAAacaatcaatttttctttgatGGGATGGCACATCAAATTTTTTCGAGTTTTTTCGGACGGAAACtaatttttgggaaaagggccctttcataaaaaatgtgaagttTTTGGCTTGATGTATTGGGTTTTTAAAAAGGGCGTGTTGGAATGTAATGGGCCCTGAGGATGGACAATGAGTTTATAAACCGCCTTTGTCGAGCTTGGGGGCCCCGAGACCCCTTTTTCCACCCCCGGGTTGGAAAAGGGTTTACCGAAACCCTTTCAGGGTGGAAAACCCCAAGGGGTTTGGGCCAAAAGGGGCGTGTTTTCCGGGGGCATGACTCCCTACCGGATATGAAGTTTGGCCAAAAGTGTCGAGATATTTTGGGAGGATCCCCGACGGGACAAAAGAAAGGGGGGGCGGTTTCCTTTGACATCTCGATCCCCCCCAAGCGAAAACCCCTTTGGATGAGGGCCCGATTTTTATGCATCGCCCAAAAGGGACGTATACATGCCCCCGATTTTGGGGGgggaaaatttattttaccgGACACCACGGGGTGCAAGGCCCCCTTTTTATGGGGTTTAAAACCCCTTTTTGGCCGATCCAACGTTGGGTAATACCCTTGGGGTAGTCCGCTTTGGCGtatctaattatttatcagGGGGTTTCCGAGGGCAGAAGGGGGTTTTGGGGTGGCCCTAGGGTTTTTTGGCACCGATGGGGTGGGAAAGAATCCCACTTGGGGCCCAAAATCCTTTGAATACGCTATGCACCGTGTATCCCCCGGGGGCCCaagtaatgttttttttacattaatttatttaattatttatctttttaacttttgacttaattttatgtataggGGGCCCGGAGGGCCCAAAATGGGAAATTTTTCCCCGATATTCGTTCCAAATTATCGGATCAATTATAAAGGCTTTCCGGGCCGGGGTGAAATTTATTTCCTTTGTCTTAGTTAATGAATTCTTATaacatgatttttatattgggggtttttttattataccCCAATCAATTATCACGAAAAAACCCCGGCCGTtgcaaattttattcatattattttgtttgtagtTTCCCAGACCCGCTGGGAATTTAAATTTCCTTGGCCTTTAATCATTCTTTGATTTGACCGCACCTTTTTTTGGACACTTTTTTGGTGCCGGTCATTTTGGGGCACCGAAAAGACGGGGTTTGCCGAAAATTTAACCGATCCCGGGGTATTCTCAAGATGGAAAGGGATTTTAAAGAATGCCAAAAATTTTGTGTAAAAGTCACCGCCGGGGGAGGGGGCGATTGGGCAAAGAAACATAAATTGTACTTTGATAAAGGGGATAGGAAAAAAAAGGGGTTTCCCAACCCAATTTTTGACCATGCCGGGGGGCATGGAAGGTCGCATTAACCCTATGGGGGAGGTAAAATGGATCACGGTGTCATACCTAATTTCCCCGGGGACCCCCAAAACGGATGGGCAACCCGGCCTTTTTATGAAAGTGTTGGTAtgtttttgtataaaaaaatgaattatttttaaatttgtatatgtTGGAATTAATGATTTTGTATTATCTAGGTTGAGAGGCTGGGGGGTATGGCATTTGACCTCCGGGAAAATGACACCAGCCCCCGATTCGGGAAAAAGGGTTCCGAGGGGCTTGTCATAGGTAATATTGATGTGATGGAGATCCCCTTTTTCCCCGGCTGGAAAGTGGCTCCGGGGAAAACGCCCACCGGCTTCATTCGTCATGGAGTCCTTGGGTTGCCCCAGTAAAAAGGGCCCGGTATACACGGCAAAATAGGTTTTCGCAAAATGGCATGGGGCCCGTTTATGCTGGAACCCCCAGCCCCGAGTCCGTTAAACCCCGGTTGGTCGTCTACCGGGTCAACCCGAGGGGTGGTAAACCCAATTTTTTGCAATGGGGAACAAGATTATCTTGATTCATTCTTGGGTCGGTTGGGGTTGCCAGAGAAACGTGATTCATAttccccaatttttttaatttgtggcTCCCCTTTAGAAGAAGAGGGGCGGCCCAAAAACCGAAggggaagaagaggaaaaaagaagaagacgGGGGAAGAGGGGCGCGGGAAACAGAGAGTGTGGAAGGGGATGAAGTAGTAATATCTCGACCACCTACCGGGGATCGTCAAGACCAATTTTGGGAAAAGTTCATCAAATAAGATTGGGAAGGCAAAGCACAATGTATTAAGGGGGTTTTCAACAAGGAAAAAACAAAGGGGAAACGAAAAATACACTCCCTTTGGGAAAAAAGGTTTTTGAATGAGTTGGGTTTTATATGTATCTTTCAATTGAACTTATATGTTTTAATGGTCTTTGGtggaattttgtttataaatatgttggtatttgtttatttttaaaaaaagtttttttcactaattaaggtaaatttttaaattttttttaaaaattgacaatACAAAGTATCGATTGTCAAACAACCCCCTTCCACCCgctttaaaaaaaagacaacGGAATTATCCCCTAATAACCGGCCCCCTAAAGTCAAAATAAATCTAATAATTTCCCAAAAACATCTACCACAAAAGTTGATAAACAACATAGTAAAAGTCAAATAAGATCCATCCCTAGccccaaaaaaaacataaaaatgtcaaataaGATTCATCACATAGcccaaaaacaaacataaaatgtcaaaaaagaTCCATTCCCTGcccaaaaaaaactaaaatgtaaaaaagatTCATCACatattcccaaaaaaaaacatgttttcatataaaaatccaaaacacATCCTTTAAAAACAAACATCAACAATATTCCCTTTTGACGGCCCTGCCTCTTGTTTGCCGTTCCCCcccaaaacaacaaaaatttaataaaaaaacctAACATTTCAAATACACAAATCAAAAAATACCATGAAACAAACGGACCGTTCCGTCAATTTCTTTTACCCCTCTTTTCCCCAATTTCGCAACGGCGGGAGCCCGGTTAAAACTTCCTCCGGGGAAACCATTTGATTACGTATTCCCCCCCTTCTTCCTTTAAATTGCCACGGCCCCCCCGGGAAACAACCGGGGGAGGGTGATGCACTTTTCCCCAAAGGGTTAATTAAATCTTCGGTCTGGGggcatcaaatttaattttcaccATAGTACTTTTTGGGTTCCATGTACTTTAGGGAGTAGGGCTTATCTATAAGGTCAATCAACGGGACCCCGGGTTTTAGGCCCCCCAAAAACCATGTGAACAAGGAACTCCCGTTTTGGGGCCCCTTACCACAACTAAAGTCGACTCCCGATAAAACTTTTTGTACATTGTTGCCCCTTTGACActccattttctatttttccccGGTTCGGACATTTATCTTTTCCCTTCTCGGGCGGCCCCGGGTAATGTAATTTTGCCCCCCGAGTCATTCCTTTAAAAGATGTCCCCTTGCCCCAGgaccaaataaaaatttggggGTGGAGGGGGCTCTTGTCCTGATTACGGAAATTCATTGCTTTGAAGATTTCTTTATGCCTATTTGATATAATGCCCCCCCCTTCCGTATTTAACGGGGTTTTTGATCCCAAAAACCCGACCAACCCCTTGGTTTTTCCTCCACCACAAAGGTAtgcaaaaggaaaaaatgtcTTGTTAGCATCAAAACCACAAGCAACAAGCAACTTACCTTTAAATCTTCCTCGGGGGTGAGTCCCCCCTATTGTTAACACCGGTCGGGCCTTCGGGGAAAACATGTATTGCAAGGAAAAGCCcggaaaaaatagttgaacaCATTTTAAGCCCCGACTCAATTGGCCCTTGTCTTCCCCTCAACAATTTTTGCCCGGGTTTCCCGGACTGGGGTTCAAACATGTAGCTTCTTAACCCACTAAATGTTCCTCCCTCCACCATTAAAAAACTTTTATGCCCTTTTTTTGCATACCAGCCTTCTTATCCGATTGACACACCAAATGTTTCAACATTAGCTATTATTGGGAAAACCTTTTAAATCGGCACATTGTGCAAGATGTCGAATAAAAAGAATCATTGCCGATGAGAAGTTAGCATGATCTCGTTTGCACGATGGGTACCAAATAGGCCCCCCCCACTTTTAACTTCCCCCCATATCGTCTGCCCTTTGAGTAACCAAACCTCCCACTTACTTCCCCTTTCTTTTTCCCTCTTTGGGGCCCATGATCCAAAACTTTTCCTTTGTTCCTTAAAAAATTTGCATACGGGCATGCCaccttctttaaatttttcccCGACGACCCTTTCCTTTTTTCCCCCTAAAAACCCATAGTTTAAAAAGCCTTCACATgaagtttaatttaaaattttttcccaACACAATCCCATGCGGCTCTTTCTCATCCCAATACAAATTCTTGTGTTCATTATCAACAACATCATCGATACTCCAAGGACGACTTGGTAATTTGCGAAAAAATTTTAACCCCCCAGTGTTGTACCCGAATTTGGGTTTTTCACCCTTTTACAAAAAGGGTTTACAAAAAGGATTATCTCATCATCGGAAGAACCACACCATCTGAAAAACCATCACCATCACAGATCGGGCCCGGCCCcccaaaaatttctttttggggTCCGGGGAAAATCCAACCCTCACCTCATCATTAAACCCAAAACCAACATCAACGGGATCTACCAAAACTCTCCGTTCATACTATGATCAAAGTTCATATGTTCACCCCCTGAGATGATCCAAAATCACATTCGGAAACTCAAAAGTTAAACCCCAAGAGATGATCCCCTTTTCCAAAAAACAACAATGTGCTTGGGGTTCAACCCAAGGTGAATActcaacaaataaatttaatacacCCACTTGAATTTTGAGCATTGTTGAACATAAACATTACACTTTCATCATTGCAAATCACAGAACATGTATAACTCATCCCAAGCAAACACATACATTGTCTCCAAATAATTCTTGTGTTTGGGTTTACATCTATTCTCATGGCATCACATATCATTGTACCAATtggaaaaaagggaaaaaccgaatttaatACGATGGGCTCCCATACGAGGTGGATCATAACCAATACCCATATGTGGTAATTTTTAACTACTCTACCACCCCAATCAAACTTTCCAAATACTTATGATTTGCATCCCCAAacattttcccaaaaaaaacaatgagagacattttttttataagccccaatttttaataaattgggtaaaactaacaaaaaagagcaaaataaacatgaataatGATGAATGTAGCcaaattgaagaacaaatacaaatttgtttgaaattcCCCAAAAAACCGGCAATTTGGCCCCGAAGAAGATGGAAAATCGCGACTTTGCTCGACTCCGAAAGTGTTCCCCTCTTCGCTATTTAAATCTTTGGAAGGCATAACCAATGTCCTAAAGCGCATAATTTTTTTGCGCACTCGGAAAGACGCTAATGGTTATGCGTCCTAATGAAAACGTAACTTGTGCGCAATCCAAAACGCTAATTTTATTTGCGTTTTACACGCATAACCCTTATGGCTTTAAGACGCATAACCTTTatggtttattttaaaacgTAACCTTTATTTCCCCAAAGGGAAaaaatctttcttcttcattaagATGGAATCTTTTAAAcctagaaaaaaagaagaattaatACGAACTAGGCACAAATCGTGATTTTTCCCAGCGAATGTTTCGGAGCTTTTGCGCGTCTTTTGGTTTGTGGTTTGGGAGAATTTTCGGGGTAATGTCCCAAaaggttaaaaaaattaaaatgaaggaGTAGCCCCAACAACATTATTGGCTTTGTATTAAGCGCCAAACATGACgaaaatgtcacatttcatcCTTTGATGATATGCTCCTTTTTTGTGCTCGGGGGTATGAATTTGCATGAGGTGATGAAAAGATGGTATGCCCTTTTTTGgttatcaatatttaaaaattctcATCTAATTGAACATTTAGAGGCCACTTTTTTGGGCGGCCTTAATCATGAGGATACGAAGGGGGTTCGTGTGAGGGGCTTTCCCGGAAAAATTTGGATGGATTGTGTTCTAAAGGGATATGCTGTATGAGGAGGGCGCCTATTGGGGCCAGATTCGATGGAATCCAAGGTAgttgaaaaatgtaaaattttctCAAAACGGCCTTTTTTATTCTCGAGGGCATTTGACATATCCGTATACATTTTAAATGCGGTCAAACCTCTGAAGGGccctttttcttttgtgaTATGGTAAAGATGGGAAAAGATCCGGGAGGGCTTTATCTCGAAATGGGCCTAATTTCTTTGCCGATGAGTagtcaaattttaaaagagagagagaagtgatCCCGAATACGTTTTCCATTTTGGGGAGCacctaattaaaaatttcgtTTGGTTGTAGTGTTGTACTATGAATAGCATCTTGTTAATCTTGTTGGAAGTTTTGGTTAAAAAACCCCTTTGTTATACCGTTGGAATGTTTGTAGAATATTCGTTTTTATGATCTAAAGGCCCCGTTAGCcttggaaaattaaatttagtgcaccaataatattttatctgaaaagagtattttttactccctt
The nucleotide sequence above comes from Salvia hispanica cultivar TCC Black 2014 chromosome 5, UniMelb_Shisp_WGS_1.0, whole genome shotgun sequence. Encoded proteins:
- the LOC125186344 gene encoding protein CYSTEINE-RICH TRANSMEMBRANE MODULE 3-like: MSQYDQHQQPAAYPEPPTSYPPPPAYVMAPPPMGYPTRDDNHQDHATIQTTSRGGGFFKGCLAGLCCCWCLDCCF